The following proteins are co-located in the Hydrogenophaga sp. RAC07 genome:
- a CDS encoding septum formation initiator family protein, translating to MANRFIPALLIALLLVLHAQLWFGRGSVPKVASMKQQLAAQELANRDAQQRNAQLVSEVRDLQEGLDMVEELARAELGMVKPNEIFVQIAQNKR from the coding sequence ATGGCCAACCGCTTCATCCCTGCCTTGCTGATCGCGCTGCTGCTGGTGCTGCACGCCCAGCTGTGGTTCGGGCGGGGCAGTGTGCCCAAGGTGGCGAGCATGAAGCAGCAGCTGGCCGCGCAGGAACTGGCGAACCGCGATGCGCAGCAGCGCAACGCCCAGCTGGTGAGCGAGGTGCGCGACCTGCAGGAGGGCCTGGACATGGTCGAGGAACTCGCCCGCGCGGAGCTGGGCATGGTCAAGCCCAACGAAATCTTCGTGCAGATCGCGCAGAACAAGCGCTGA
- a CDS encoding gamma carbonic anhydrase family protein: MALYELDGMAPRVATSAWVAENAQVIGNVVLGEDSSVWFGVTVRGDTETITVGRGSNIQDGSVLHADVGQPLTIGENVTVGHQVMLHGCHIGDGSLIGIGAVVLNGAKIGKHCLVGAGSLVTEGKEFPDGSMILGSPARVARSLTPEQIEGLRMSAKHYTDNADRFRKTLKKVG; the protein is encoded by the coding sequence ATGGCCCTTTACGAACTCGACGGCATGGCCCCACGCGTGGCCACTTCGGCCTGGGTGGCCGAGAACGCGCAGGTCATCGGCAACGTGGTGTTGGGAGAAGACAGCAGCGTGTGGTTCGGCGTCACGGTGCGCGGCGACACCGAGACCATCACGGTCGGACGCGGCAGCAACATCCAGGACGGCAGCGTGCTGCACGCCGACGTGGGCCAGCCGCTGACCATTGGCGAGAACGTGACGGTGGGCCACCAGGTGATGCTGCACGGCTGCCACATCGGCGACGGCTCGCTCATCGGCATTGGCGCGGTGGTGCTCAACGGCGCGAAGATCGGCAAACACTGTCTGGTGGGTGCGGGTTCGCTGGTGACCGAAGGCAAGGAGTTTCCCGACGGCAGCATGATCCTGGGCAGCCCGGCGCGGGTGGCCAGGTCGCTCACGCCCGAGCAGATCGAAGGACTGCGCATGAGCGCGAAGCACTACACCGACAACGCCGATCGCTTTCGCAAGACCTTGAAAAAGGTCGGCTGA
- a CDS encoding ferritin-like domain-containing protein, with protein MQAPADLSPPPSVSLRAGALQALCTGEPDQKVTATHALFEALQAGRTHLDPAERLAPDPNAQLPGRPARPVLIAPVDVPQRSPFTPEGFAMLLHAVAHIEFNAIDLALDAIWRFPDMPTDYYTDWLGVAHEEAIHFGLLRAHLQSLGHDYGDFAAHNSLWEMCLRTQHDVTARMALVPRTMEARGLDATPPMQARLRKVGTPAALRAVEILDVILRDEIGHVAVGNRWYGWLCAQQGIEPLGHYRRLAREHSAPRLKPPFNERARLAAGFSEAELAAMHQA; from the coding sequence ATGCAAGCCCCCGCCGACCTGTCGCCCCCGCCTTCCGTCTCCCTGCGCGCAGGCGCCCTGCAGGCGCTGTGCACCGGCGAGCCGGACCAGAAAGTGACGGCCACCCACGCTCTGTTCGAGGCACTGCAAGCAGGCCGCACGCATCTGGACCCCGCCGAGCGCCTGGCACCCGATCCCAACGCACAGCTACCCGGCCGCCCCGCGCGGCCTGTGCTCATTGCACCGGTCGACGTGCCCCAGCGCTCGCCCTTCACGCCTGAAGGCTTCGCCATGCTGCTGCACGCGGTGGCGCACATCGAATTCAACGCGATCGATCTGGCGCTGGACGCCATCTGGCGTTTTCCCGACATGCCCACGGACTACTACACCGATTGGCTGGGCGTGGCGCATGAGGAAGCCATCCACTTCGGCCTGCTGCGCGCGCACCTGCAAAGCCTGGGCCACGACTACGGCGACTTCGCGGCGCACAACAGCCTGTGGGAGATGTGCCTGCGCACCCAACACGACGTGACCGCGCGCATGGCCCTGGTGCCGCGCACCATGGAAGCGCGCGGACTGGACGCCACACCGCCCATGCAGGCGCGCCTGCGCAAGGTGGGCACACCGGCTGCACTGCGCGCGGTCGAGATCCTCGACGTGATCCTGCGCGACGAAATCGGCCACGTGGCGGTGGGCAACCGCTGGTACGGCTGGCTCTGCGCGCAGCAGGGGATCGAGCCGCTGGGCCACTACCGACGGCTGGCGCGCGAGCATTCGGCGCCACGGCTCAAGCCACCGTTCAACGAGCGGGCGCGGCTGGCGGCCGGGTTCAGCGAAGCCGAGCTCGCCGCGATGCACCAGGCCTGA
- the dbpA gene encoding ATP-dependent RNA helicase DbpA — translation MTSAPPTAFSTLPLSPATLANLEQLGYLEMTPIQAAALPPALLGKDIIAQAKTGSGKTAAFALTLLANLNARRFAVQTLVLCPTRELADQVTTEIRRLARAEDNIKVVTLCGGVPLRGQLATLEHGAHIVVGTPGRIMDHLERGSLPLDALNTLVLDEADRMLDMGFFDDIVTVAKQCPKTRQTLLFSATYPEGIAKLSAQFMREPVTVKVEAQHAGAQIEQRWYEVKDTERLDAVSKLLAHFRPASTLAFCNTKAQCRDLVAVLQAQGISALALFGELEQRERDQVLVRFANRSCSVLVATDVAARGLDITSLAAVINVDVTPDAEVHIHRIGRTGRAGESGLALNLVSMDEMGSVGKIEQLQGRESKWHPLSELVPTGKGPLVPPMVTLHIQGGRKEKIRPGDVLGALTADLGYTREQVGKINVNEWSTYVAVDRNIAEQVASRLNDGRIKGKSVKVRVLED, via the coding sequence ATGACTTCCGCACCCCCGACCGCTTTCAGCACCCTACCCCTCTCGCCCGCCACGCTGGCCAACCTGGAGCAACTCGGTTATCTCGAGATGACCCCGATCCAGGCAGCCGCGCTGCCGCCGGCCCTGCTGGGCAAGGACATCATTGCCCAGGCCAAGACCGGTAGCGGCAAGACCGCCGCCTTTGCCCTGACCCTGCTGGCCAATCTGAACGCTCGCCGCTTTGCGGTGCAGACCCTGGTGCTGTGTCCCACGCGCGAGCTGGCCGACCAGGTGACCACCGAGATCCGGCGCCTGGCGCGCGCTGAGGACAACATCAAGGTCGTCACGCTGTGTGGCGGTGTGCCGTTGCGCGGTCAGCTGGCCACGCTGGAGCACGGCGCGCACATCGTGGTGGGCACACCGGGCCGCATCATGGACCATCTGGAGCGGGGCAGCCTGCCGCTGGACGCGCTCAACACCCTGGTGCTGGATGAGGCCGACCGCATGCTCGACATGGGCTTCTTCGACGACATCGTGACCGTGGCCAAGCAGTGCCCCAAGACACGCCAGACGCTGCTGTTCTCCGCCACCTACCCCGAAGGCATTGCCAAGCTGAGTGCGCAGTTCATGCGCGAACCGGTCACGGTGAAGGTAGAGGCGCAGCACGCGGGTGCGCAGATCGAACAGCGCTGGTACGAGGTGAAGGACACCGAACGCCTGGATGCGGTGAGCAAGCTGCTGGCGCACTTCCGCCCGGCCAGCACGCTCGCTTTCTGCAACACCAAGGCGCAGTGCCGCGATCTGGTGGCCGTGCTGCAGGCGCAGGGCATCAGCGCGCTGGCGCTGTTTGGTGAACTGGAGCAGCGCGAGCGCGACCAGGTGCTGGTGCGCTTTGCCAACCGCAGCTGCTCGGTGCTGGTGGCCACCGACGTGGCCGCCCGCGGTCTGGACATCACCAGCCTGGCCGCGGTGATCAACGTGGACGTGACGCCCGACGCCGAGGTGCACATCCACCGCATCGGCCGCACCGGCCGCGCCGGCGAAAGCGGCCTGGCGCTCAACCTGGTCAGCATGGACGAGATGGGCAGCGTGGGCAAGATCGAACAGCTGCAGGGCCGCGAATCGAAGTGGCATCCCCTGAGCGAACTCGTGCCCACCGGCAAAGGCCCATTGGTGCCGCCCATGGTCACGCTGCACATCCAGGGTGGGCGCAAGGAAAAGATCCGCCCCGGCGACGTGCTGGGCGCGCTCACCGCCGACCTGGGTTACACACGCGAGCAGGTGGGCAAGATCAACGTGAACGAGTGGTCGACCTATGTGGCCGTGGACCGCAACATCGCCGAACAGGTGGCCAGCCGCCTGAACGACGGGCGCATCAAGGGCAAGAGCGTCAAGGTGCGGGTGCTGGAGGACTGA
- a CDS encoding ATP-binding protein → MKLQHKAWGLILLAVAVCAGGALVGVRTIVQDSFSRLETEHAEREGERAKRVLNQQVQGLSATTQDYAYWDDAVEFVRGQRPSFLTENFDTDNMGYLRISDVLVIDRQGRVLSTVKRESAERLSRMTDERIAPLRELALQVLSGKDPKAVLQTLRVVEGELEIVIAAAVRQPDVEEGAAQGVMVMVRRFDQAEVDSLADVLMMPARLSFELPAHSGEQFHVQRANADLDDLHAVLQDHEGRPVAELILGLDRRLQEQGEALNWQGMMMVAITSLMASLLLVLILDHFLLKRLQRLYSDIGVITRDGPTAAPPVLVQGNDEISSLARGVNGLLQRVQSDAQQQRLSFERQESIQAQLMQSQKSEALGRLAGGIAHDINNSLAAVTGWVRLTMEDLEEKHPGHESLGQALKATKYADGLIRQLLAFGRKTAPKLQRLHLRTLVEDTRRLVSAGLTRECDIATIQRVEQDLVEGDPTQLQQVLVNLLINAADALEGKGRIEITIDEVILPAASARSLPADMAKLVRGRFLTIEVRDFGPGMPPEVADRVFEPFFTTKGVGRGTGLGLSVAQGITAHHGGHIGLNSVVGEGTTFSLYLPACEDAESAPAPAKDPSPDKRRRELLFVDDDQLVRQSWSTLLERKGWNVTRARDGEEAWSYLVQSTQRWDVVLTDLSMPRLDGLGLGQRIRSMGQPPPVVLLSGNLDEADGDVVETLFAAVLSKPVEASELDAVLDRVVRQAARPPAGT, encoded by the coding sequence ATGAAACTACAACACAAGGCCTGGGGGCTGATCCTCCTGGCGGTCGCGGTGTGCGCGGGCGGAGCCTTGGTGGGCGTGCGCACCATCGTGCAGGATTCGTTCTCCCGACTGGAGACGGAACACGCAGAGCGGGAGGGGGAGCGGGCAAAACGCGTGCTCAACCAGCAAGTGCAGGGCTTGAGCGCCACGACCCAGGACTACGCCTACTGGGACGACGCCGTGGAGTTCGTCCGCGGCCAACGGCCCAGCTTCCTGACTGAGAACTTCGACACCGACAACATGGGCTACCTGCGCATCTCGGATGTGCTGGTGATCGACCGCCAGGGCCGCGTGCTGTCCACTGTGAAGCGCGAGAGCGCAGAGCGGCTCTCCAGGATGACCGACGAGCGCATTGCGCCCTTGCGAGAACTGGCCCTGCAGGTGTTGTCAGGCAAGGATCCCAAGGCGGTGCTGCAGACCCTTCGTGTGGTGGAGGGTGAACTGGAGATCGTCATCGCGGCGGCGGTCCGTCAGCCGGATGTGGAGGAGGGGGCGGCACAGGGTGTCATGGTGATGGTGCGCCGCTTTGACCAGGCCGAGGTGGACAGCCTGGCCGATGTGTTGATGATGCCAGCGCGCCTCTCGTTCGAGTTGCCCGCACATTCGGGGGAGCAGTTTCATGTTCAGCGGGCCAATGCCGATCTGGACGACCTGCACGCGGTGCTGCAAGACCACGAAGGTCGCCCGGTGGCGGAGCTGATCCTCGGTCTGGACCGGCGTCTGCAGGAGCAAGGCGAAGCGTTGAACTGGCAGGGCATGATGATGGTTGCCATCACATCTCTGATGGCCAGCCTGCTGCTGGTGCTGATCCTCGACCACTTTTTGCTCAAACGGCTCCAGCGCCTCTACAGCGACATCGGCGTCATCACCCGGGACGGGCCGACGGCAGCGCCCCCGGTGCTCGTGCAAGGCAATGACGAGATCAGCTCGCTGGCCCGTGGCGTCAACGGGCTGCTGCAGCGGGTGCAATCGGATGCGCAACAGCAGAGGCTGTCTTTCGAGCGGCAGGAGTCCATTCAGGCGCAATTGATGCAGAGCCAGAAATCGGAAGCCCTGGGCAGGCTGGCGGGAGGCATCGCCCACGACATCAACAACTCGCTGGCTGCCGTGACGGGCTGGGTGCGGCTCACGATGGAGGACCTGGAGGAGAAGCACCCGGGCCATGAGTCGCTGGGACAGGCGCTGAAGGCCACCAAGTACGCCGACGGGCTGATCCGCCAGCTGCTGGCGTTTGGCCGCAAGACAGCACCCAAGCTGCAGCGCCTGCACCTGAGAACCCTGGTAGAAGACACCCGCCGGCTGGTCAGCGCAGGGCTCACGCGCGAGTGCGACATCGCGACCATCCAACGTGTGGAACAAGACCTGGTTGAAGGCGATCCCACGCAACTGCAGCAGGTGCTGGTGAACCTGTTGATCAATGCGGCGGACGCCCTGGAGGGCAAAGGGCGGATCGAGATCACCATCGACGAGGTCATCCTTCCCGCCGCAAGCGCCCGGTCGTTGCCCGCCGACATGGCGAAACTGGTCCGGGGACGCTTTCTGACGATCGAGGTTCGGGACTTCGGACCCGGCATGCCGCCCGAGGTGGCCGACCGTGTCTTCGAACCCTTTTTCACCACCAAAGGTGTGGGGCGTGGCACCGGTTTGGGCTTGTCGGTGGCGCAGGGCATCACCGCCCACCACGGGGGACACATCGGTCTGAACAGCGTCGTCGGCGAGGGGACCACCTTCAGTCTTTACTTGCCCGCCTGCGAAGACGCCGAATCAGCGCCGGCCCCCGCAAAAGACCCGTCGCCGGACAAACGCAGGCGCGAACTGCTGTTTGTCGACGATGACCAGCTGGTTCGGCAATCGTGGAGCACCCTGCTGGAACGCAAAGGCTGGAACGTGACGCGCGCGCGGGACGGCGAAGAAGCCTGGAGCTATCTGGTGCAGTCCACCCAACGCTGGGACGTCGTGCTGACCGATTTGTCCATGCCCCGGCTTGATGGATTGGGTCTGGGTCAGCGCATCCGCTCCATGGGGCAACCGCCACCGGTGGTTCTGTTGAGCGGCAATCTGGACGAGGCCGATGGCGATGTGGTGGAGACCTTGTTTGCCGCGGTGCTGAGCAAGCCGGTGGAGGCCAGTGAGCTGGATGCGGTGCTCGATCGGGTCGTGCGCCAAGCCGCCCGGCCACCCGCCGGAACGTGA
- the hslO gene encoding Hsp33 family molecular chaperone HslO — MSELHKFVFEGLPVRGMLVRLTDAWQEILQRHKDGGGYPAAVTELLGEMTAAATLMQANIKFNGALIMQIMGDGPVKLAVAEVQPDLSLRATATVIGDVGEGAPLSHMVNVTNQGRCAITLDPKDRLPGQAPYQGVVPLFGDQREKLEKLSEVIEHYMLQSEQLDTRLVLAANEHVAAGLLIQRLPLQGSGNLAGQSGARDEDQIGLNEDYNRIAILASSLKREELLTLDADTILRRLFWEEDVRRFEPMVGETGPRFACTCSRDRVSSMLRSLGRDEIESILSEQGQVEVGCEFCGAQYRFDPVDAAQVFLQPDIQPPASDQKH, encoded by the coding sequence TTGTCCGAACTCCACAAATTCGTCTTTGAAGGCCTGCCGGTGCGCGGCATGCTCGTGCGCCTCACCGATGCCTGGCAAGAAATTTTGCAGCGCCACAAGGACGGTGGCGGTTATCCCGCGGCCGTGACCGAGCTGCTGGGCGAGATGACGGCCGCGGCCACGCTGATGCAGGCCAACATCAAGTTCAACGGCGCGCTGATCATGCAGATCATGGGCGACGGGCCGGTGAAGCTGGCCGTGGCCGAGGTGCAGCCCGACCTGAGCCTGCGCGCCACCGCCACCGTGATCGGTGACGTGGGGGAAGGCGCGCCGCTCTCGCACATGGTCAACGTGACCAACCAGGGCCGCTGCGCCATCACGCTCGACCCCAAGGACCGCCTGCCCGGCCAGGCGCCCTACCAGGGCGTGGTGCCGCTGTTTGGTGACCAGCGCGAGAAGCTGGAGAAGCTCAGCGAGGTGATCGAGCACTACATGCTGCAGAGCGAGCAGCTCGACACGCGCCTGGTGCTGGCCGCCAACGAACACGTGGCCGCCGGTCTGCTGATCCAGCGCCTGCCGCTGCAGGGCAGTGGCAACCTCGCCGGGCAGTCGGGCGCGCGCGACGAAGACCAGATCGGCCTGAACGAGGACTACAACCGCATCGCCATCCTCGCCTCCAGCCTCAAGCGCGAGGAGCTGCTGACACTGGACGCCGACACGATTCTGCGCCGCCTGTTCTGGGAAGAGGACGTGCGCCGCTTCGAGCCCATGGTGGGTGAAACCGGGCCGCGTTTTGCCTGCACCTGTTCGCGGGACCGTGTGAGCAGCATGCTGCGCAGCCTGGGCCGAGACGAGATCGAATCGATCTTGAGCGAGCAGGGGCAGGTGGAGGTCGGGTGTGAGTTCTGCGGCGCGCAGTACCGGTTTGATCCGGTGGACGCGGCCCAGGTCTTCCTGCAGCCTGACATCCAGCCGCCGGCCAGCGACCAGAAGCACTGA
- a CDS encoding AAA family ATPase: protein MAAITVALLGGESSGNTTLGLALTRQLNALGVSAVLVPEHLRAWCESAGRAPLVHEQAAIAAEQTRLIDVGAQSGAQVVMADTTALVVAAYSERVFNDRSLLPVSLKAQRRFNLTLLMGLDLPWKADGLFRDGSGMRADIDAVLRQELQSAGIPFQTVYGPAEARLQHALRAVGVLLGRPLVAPDPLLEAGTGRWTCENCSDPDCERRLFSGLVSRHAA, encoded by the coding sequence ATGGCGGCCATCACCGTCGCCTTGCTCGGCGGCGAGTCCAGCGGCAACACCACCCTGGGCCTGGCCCTCACCCGACAACTCAACGCCCTGGGCGTGAGCGCCGTGCTGGTGCCGGAGCACCTGCGCGCGTGGTGCGAAAGCGCAGGCCGGGCACCGCTGGTGCACGAGCAGGCGGCCATTGCCGCCGAACAAACCCGACTGATCGACGTGGGAGCGCAGAGTGGCGCGCAGGTGGTCATGGCCGACACCACCGCGCTGGTGGTGGCGGCGTACAGCGAGCGGGTGTTCAACGACCGCTCGCTGTTGCCCGTCTCACTGAAGGCGCAGCGGCGGTTCAACCTCACCCTGCTGATGGGCCTGGATCTGCCGTGGAAAGCCGACGGCCTGTTCCGCGACGGGTCCGGTATGCGGGCCGACATCGACGCCGTGCTGAGACAAGAACTGCAGTCGGCCGGCATCCCGTTCCAGACCGTCTATGGACCTGCAGAGGCGCGGCTGCAGCACGCGCTGCGTGCCGTGGGTGTGTTGCTGGGCCGCCCGCTGGTGGCACCTGACCCGCTGCTGGAAGCCGGCACCGGCCGATGGACCTGCGAGAACTGCAGCGACCCCGACTGCGAACGCCGCCTGTTCAGCGGGCTCGTGTCCCGGCACGCAGCCTGA
- the eno gene encoding phosphopyruvate hydratase — protein MSAIVDIVGREILDSRGNPTVECDVLLESGVMGRAAVPSGASTGSREAIELRDGDKSRYLGKGVLKAVEHINTEISEAVLGLDASEQAFLDKTLIDLDGTDNKGRLGANAMLAVSMAVARAAAEEAGLPLYRYFGGMSAVQMPVPMMNVVNGGAHANNNLDLQELMIIPVGAPSFREAVRWGAEVFHALKKIIHDKGMSIAVGDEGGFAPNVANHEAAIQMILEAISNAGYTAGEQIALGLDCAASEFYKDGKYHLDAEGLVLSAEDWTNILATWVDKYPIISIEDGMAEGDWDGWKVLTERLGSKVQLVGDDLFVTNTKILKEGIDKRIGNSILIKINQIGTLTETFAAIEMAKRAGYTAVISHRSGETEDSTIADIAVGTNAGQIKTGSLSRSDRMAKYNQLLRIEEDLGEVAVYPGRAAFYNLR, from the coding sequence ATGAGCGCAATCGTTGACATCGTTGGCCGCGAAATCCTGGACAGCCGCGGCAATCCCACCGTCGAGTGCGATGTGTTGCTGGAAAGCGGCGTGATGGGCCGCGCGGCCGTGCCCTCGGGCGCGTCCACCGGCTCGCGCGAAGCCATCGAGCTGCGCGACGGTGACAAGAGCCGTTACCTCGGCAAGGGCGTGCTCAAGGCGGTGGAACACATCAACACCGAAATCAGCGAAGCCGTGCTGGGCCTGGACGCTTCCGAGCAGGCCTTTCTGGACAAGACCCTGATCGACCTCGACGGCACCGACAACAAGGGCCGCCTGGGTGCCAACGCGATGCTGGCCGTGTCCATGGCCGTGGCGCGCGCCGCAGCCGAAGAGGCCGGCTTGCCGCTTTACCGCTACTTCGGCGGCATGAGCGCGGTGCAGATGCCCGTGCCCATGATGAACGTGGTCAACGGTGGTGCGCACGCCAACAACAACCTGGACCTGCAGGAGCTGATGATCATTCCGGTGGGTGCGCCGAGTTTCCGCGAAGCCGTGCGCTGGGGTGCCGAGGTGTTCCACGCGCTCAAGAAAATCATCCACGACAAGGGCATGAGCATTGCCGTGGGCGACGAAGGTGGCTTTGCGCCCAACGTGGCCAACCACGAAGCCGCGATCCAGATGATCCTGGAAGCCATCAGCAACGCCGGCTACACCGCGGGCGAGCAGATCGCCCTGGGCCTGGACTGCGCGGCCAGTGAGTTCTACAAGGATGGCAAGTACCACCTGGACGCTGAAGGCCTGGTGCTGAGCGCCGAAGACTGGACGAACATCCTGGCGACCTGGGTCGACAAGTACCCCATCATCAGCATCGAGGACGGCATGGCCGAAGGCGACTGGGACGGCTGGAAGGTGCTGACCGAGCGCCTGGGCAGCAAGGTGCAGCTGGTCGGTGACGATTTGTTCGTCACCAACACCAAGATCCTGAAAGAAGGCATCGACAAGCGCATCGGCAACTCGATCCTCATCAAGATCAACCAGATCGGCACACTGACCGAAACCTTCGCCGCCATCGAAATGGCCAAGCGCGCGGGCTACACCGCCGTCATCTCGCACCGCTCGGGCGAGACCGAAGACAGCACCATCGCCGACATCGCCGTGGGCACCAACGCCGGCCAGATCAAGACCGGCTCGCTCTCGCGCTCGGACCGCATGGCCAAGTACAACCAGCTGCTGCGCATCGAGGAAGACCTGGGTGAAGTGGCCGTGTACCCAGGCCGCGCTGCCTTCTACAACCTCAGGTAA
- a CDS encoding DUF3297 family protein has protein sequence MNDQTSTPNTRPTLPDRLSIDARSPHHVAAVFEHDIGIRFNDKERFDVSEYCISEGWVKVPSGKTLDRKGQPLLIQLKGRVEVFYK, from the coding sequence ATGAACGACCAGACCTCCACCCCCAACACCCGCCCCACCCTCCCCGACCGCCTCTCCATCGACGCCCGCAGCCCGCACCACGTGGCCGCCGTGTTCGAGCACGACATCGGCATCCGCTTCAACGACAAGGAACGTTTCGACGTGTCCGAGTACTGCATCAGCGAAGGCTGGGTGAAGGTGCCTTCGGGCAAGACGCTGGACCGCAAGGGCCAGCCGCTGCTGATCCAGCTCAAGGGCCGGGTCGAGGTGTTCTACAAATAG
- the kdsA gene encoding 3-deoxy-8-phosphooctulonate synthase, which yields MKLCGFDIGLNRPFFLIAGPCVIESEQLQMDVAGQLKEITGGLGIPFIFKSSFDKANRSSGTTYRGPGREKGLEILAKVKRELGVPVLTDVHSEDDIAEAAKVCDVLQTPAFLCRQTDFIRAVAQSGKPVNIKKGQFLAPHDMKNVIDKARAAAKEAGLNEDNFMACERGASFGYNNLVSDMRSLAIMRETGAPVVFDATHSVQLPGGQGTSSGGQREMVPVLARAAVAVGVAGLFMETHPDPAKAMSDGPNAVPLKHMKALLETLLALDAVTKKNGFLEDRFNA from the coding sequence ATGAAACTCTGCGGCTTCGACATCGGCCTGAACCGGCCCTTCTTCCTGATCGCCGGCCCCTGCGTGATCGAGTCCGAGCAGCTGCAGATGGACGTCGCAGGTCAGCTCAAGGAAATCACCGGCGGCCTCGGTATTCCCTTCATCTTCAAGAGCAGCTTCGACAAGGCCAACCGCAGCAGCGGCACCACCTACCGCGGCCCGGGCCGCGAGAAAGGCCTGGAGATTCTGGCCAAGGTGAAACGTGAACTGGGTGTGCCGGTGCTCACCGACGTGCACAGCGAAGACGACATCGCTGAAGCGGCCAAGGTCTGCGACGTGCTGCAGACGCCCGCCTTCCTGTGCCGCCAGACCGACTTCATCCGCGCCGTGGCGCAGAGCGGCAAGCCGGTGAACATCAAGAAGGGCCAGTTCCTCGCGCCGCACGACATGAAGAACGTGATCGACAAGGCACGAGCCGCAGCCAAGGAAGCGGGCCTGAATGAAGACAACTTCATGGCCTGCGAGCGCGGCGCGAGCTTTGGCTACAACAACCTCGTGAGCGACATGCGTTCGCTGGCCATCATGCGGGAGACCGGCGCCCCCGTGGTGTTTGACGCCACGCACAGCGTGCAGCTGCCCGGCGGACAAGGCACCAGCAGCGGCGGCCAGCGCGAGATGGTGCCAGTGCTGGCGCGCGCGGCCGTGGCCGTGGGCGTGGCCGGCCTTTTCATGGAAACCCACCCCGATCCCGCCAAGGCCATGAGCGACGGCCCAAACGCCGTGCCGCTCAAGCACATGAAAGCGCTGCTGGAAACACTGCTGGCGCTGGACGCGGTGACCAAGAAGAACGGTTTTCTCGAAGACCGTTTCAACGCCTGA